The following proteins are co-located in the Salvelinus fontinalis isolate EN_2023a chromosome 29, ASM2944872v1, whole genome shotgun sequence genome:
- the sparc gene encoding SPARC, producing MRVWIVFLLCLAGQAFTASITEEEPIIDDVGEEAQPEVGVNPVQVETGDFDEAIDVEEEEEVTAENPCLNHHCKKGKVCEVDEENTPMCVCQDPTTCSSAIGEFEHVCATDNTTYDSSCHFFAQKCSLEGTKKGHKLHLDYIGPCKFIEACMDAELNEFPLRMRDWLKNVLVTLYERDEENNLLTEKQKLRVKKIYENEKRLQAGEHSLDLLAHDFDKNYNMYIFPVHWQFGQLDQHPVDGFLSHTELAPLRAPLIPMEHCTTRFFEQCDADNDKYIALEEWANCFSIKEQYVDKDLVI from the exons ATGAGGGTGTGGATTGTTTTCCTCCTGTGCCTAGCTGGCCAGGCATTCACCGCCTCCATT ACCGAGGAGGAGCCCATCATTGATGACGTCGGTGAGGAG GCACAGCCAGAGGTGGGGGTCAACCCAGTGCAGGTAGAGACTGGAGACTTTGACGAGGCCATCGAtgtcgaggaggaggaggaggtcaccGCTGAGA ACCCCTGCTTGAACCACCACTGCAAGAAGGGAAAGGTGTGTGAGGTGGATGAGGAAAATACCCCCATGTGTGTCTGCCAGGACCCAACTACCTGCTCTTCTGCCATTGGAGAGTTTGAGCAT GTTTGCGCCACCGACAACACAACCTACGACTCTTCCTGCCACTTCTTTGCCCAGAAGTGCAGTCTGGAGGGAACCAAGAAGGGCCACAAGCTGCACCTAGACTACATCGGGCCATGCAAAT TCATCGAGGCCTGCATGGATGCTGAGCTGAATGAGTTCCCCCTGCGTATGAGGGACTGGCTGAAGAACGTTCTGGTCACCTTGTACGAGCGCGATGAGGAGAACAACCTGCTGACTGAGAAGCAGAAGCTCAGA GTGAAGAAGATCTATGAGAATGAGAAGAGACTGCAGGCTGGAGAGCACTCCCTGGACCTGCTGGCCCACGACTTTGACAAGAACTACAACATGTACATTTTCCCCGTCCACTGGCAGTTCGGTCAGCTGGACCAGCACCCCGTCGACGG GTTCCTGTCCCACACAGAGCTGGCCCCCCTGCGCGCCCCTCTCATCCCCATGGAGCACTGCACCACTCGTTTCTTCGAGCAGTGTGACGCTGACAATGACAAGTACATCgccctggaggagtgggccaactGCTTCAGCATCAAGGAGC